AAACCCAAGGAAGGAGGTTCCAACTGATAATGCAGCAGTGCTACCGGGGACTGGCAGGCAACATCCTGCAGAAGCAACATGCACAAGGGCTACAAACCATGGGCATTATTTCTACAGGGGAGGATTATTTTTAACAGGTTTTTCTGAATGAACGGGCCAGGCTATGAGTGGATTGCAGACTTGTTGCAGCTGGGGCTGCTCTTTTGTCTGGTTGTGCAGCGCCTCACGCAAGAGGTCCTGGTAGACAACTAGGAGTCCTCGGTGCCACTGcactgcaaataataaataatgtaacCCCCTTGGGGTTTGGAGAGCATGGCCCGTTTAAAACCTTGtcctgaggcaggggaagggctggctgtTCCAGGGGTGTCGAGAGCAAGAGGACAGGGTGTGTGCGATTGTAGCTCCAAACATGAGGGCTACAGCGAACAGTCCCTTAAGTAGTGAAGCAGCCGAAAACCAgcctgaagcctgggagggacagagcagcaggaaccAGGAGGAGTCCCTCACCAGGGAGGAATCACCTGAGAAGACCAAactggagctggacccagtatcactgttgCCCAGAGCTGTCTGGGGCTTGTGACcttgcattgggaataaggagggaggctgtggcTGGCTAAGTGGGGCAGTGGGGGCCCTGTGTGGGTTTGCAGAGAGAGGCCGAAGGGGGTGCCAGAGGGGTTTGTTGTGGGAAGTCCATGGGCATCGAAAAGGGCCAGGAGCACCAAGACTCAGCGCCAGAGTGGAgccctgcccaggactccagaACTGTGTGTAGACgcattgctcagtgtctgccctgTCAGACTGTGGTACCGCTGGGCCTGGAGGGCCATGTGCAGGCTGCACCCTGGCTGTTTCTCTCCAGCCGTCCCTCTGtaactaaatatttccctttcccatAGTCAGTGCTCTATTCCGGGGGGACGGGGAGAGGTGGGTGTTTGCTGCGGGGGGGAATGtgtggaacaggtgcccctggggcagaaggggctttTCCCTGCTGCGTCCCTGTGCCCGCCTCTTcttagaatagaatcatagaatatcagggttggaagggacctcagggggtaatctagtccaaccccctgctcaaagcaaaaccaaccccaactaaatcatcccagccagggctttgtcaagccaggccttaaaaacctccaaggatggagattccaccacctccctagggaacccattccagtgcttcaccaccctcctagtgaaatagtgtttcctaatatccaacttagacctcccccactgcaacttgagaccattgcttcttgttctgtcatctgttaccactgagaacagccgagctccatcctctttggaaccccccttcaggaaggtgaaggctgctatcaaatcccccctcactcttctcttctgcagactaaataagcccagttccctcagcctctcctcgtaagccatgtgctccagacccctaataatttgcgttgccctccgctggactctctccaatttgtccacatcccttccgtAGTGGGGGGACCTAAtctggatgcaatattccaggtgtggcctcgccagtgccgaatagaggggaatgatcgcTTCCCTCCAcctgctggccctgctcctgctcataCCAATCCCGGGCCACAGCTGCTCTCTTGCCAGCGTCCTTGCCGGGCGGTTGTGCCGCCCTGGTGCCCGCTTCACCAGGGCCGCACCGAGGATGCTCCTGCGCgcacagcccctgccatggacGGGCCAGGCGCGGCCCCCCCGCCCGGCCTCACCTGTCTCTGGTACAGGTGCTGCACCAGGCGCCCGGGGCTGCTGCCGGCCACGTGCAGGCGGCAGAGCAGCAGGGCGCAGACGAAGCCGTCGCGGGGGCTCAGGAACCGCTGCTCCAGGTAGAAGGCGCGGGCGTCCCAGCCCAGCAGGCGGGTGCGCACGGCGAAGCGCTCGAAGAGGCGCAGCGGGCGGCGGTGGCGGGCGCAGGAGGCGGCCAGCGCGAGGCTGCCCCCCAGGGCGCGCAGGGCGCTGAAGATGCCGCAGCGCGCCAGGTGGGCGCAGCGCGCCAGGTCGGCCTCGCGCAGGTAGCGGGCGTTGTTCATGTGCAGCAGGCAGTCCAGGTCCGAGGGCAGCACCAGGCCcggccagctctgctcctgcagcaCGTCCCGCAGCCGGGGCTGCAGCCACCGGGCGCGCAGCACGGCCAGCGGCAGGCGCAGCAGGTACCAGGCGTCCAGCAGGCCGAACAGCGCGGCCCCCGcgcccagcagcaccagcagcatcgccgcagggaagggaggagggatgcCCGGGCGCCGCAGCCTCCCGCCTGCCGGCAGCGTCCAGGGATGCCGGGAAGGGGCGGGACCCGGCAGCGGCTGCTTCCTCCCGGTCCTGCGCCGCAAGGCCCCGTTCAGTCCGCCCCCTTGCACCGCCCCTTTGCCTGCGGAGCCGGGGGCGCGGCGCCTTCGGCTGCACCGGCCAGCGAGATGGCCCCGCACTGGAGCAGGCGTCTCTCCCCGCCCGCTGCCTTCCCCCCCGGCTGCTGCCGGCAGCCCGAGCTCCTCGGTCCACGAGGACTATCGCAAGCCCCGCTGTCCCCGCCCTGGCGGTCGGACTTCTTGCAGCGCTGCtctcctgccaccccccccccccgccccaatgtGTGCAGCCTTGGCACCCCCCCTACCCCCGCTTCTCTCTGGTGATTGCAACCCTGGCTCCCTCCCCagtcctctcccagccctgcggAGGGTCTCCAGAGGCAGCTTGAGGGCTAGAGCCAACCCCCCCTGGGTACGTGATTGAGCCAGGgtccttagggcatgtctacacttgccatttaaagcggAAAAAAGTCCCTTTTTGGGGGCGCAAACCTCTTGGGAGcgtctacacttgccaatgactttttgcggtgaaactcagaagtttcccCACAGAAGGAAAGCCCCCTCCGCCAGAGGCGTGCAGCTCTTACCGGGGATGCTCTTGCGGCCATGGGCGAGGGAAGACAGGCTCTCCCCCGCaggctatcccacagtgcctcGGCGACCAGTCTGGCCAGCGGCTCTGCTGCCCTGAcgccaggtaaacagacatccaccctgtaaagccccgggaactttgaaactccccttcccgttttcttggcaagtgctcagGTGCCATCTGGCCGGCTGACAATAGCTGCTCCAGGGAGCAAaggatccccagctggagcagtgCTGAGCTCCTGGGACTGATCAGTGtttggagagaggaggctgtgcagggaggcAGGCTGCCCCACAAACACCccccctctccctcttccccacaaAGCCAtcctcaaaatggagagagctgcactgtgggatagctgccctagaGCATCCGGGATGGAAATGCTGCAAATGTAGGAAGTAAGTGAGTACCCAAACCAGCGCTTTACTTTCACCGGTTCCCTATCGCTGGTGAAACTGACAGCGCAAAagctctgcaagtgtagacagagccttagaCGAAGTCACCTTTCCAGGGCTTGCCCCCTGACTTGAGCTTCTTGAGCCAGGCTCCCTCTGCAGATGGGCTGGCTGAGATTATGAAGCCAGAAGAGAGCCCTGGGATGGAGTCTGATCTGCTGTATTCGTTCAGATGGAATGTTTGGGCCAAAAAGGTCTTAACACAACCCAACCGTATTcaacaaggtttggggtttggtacacagagacctcagcttgcttagtaccatggcaaacccaccactgaatttttgtttaacctttttattaaagatacagaaaagaaggaaaaagttCAAGCATTTGACATGGAAAGCGCTTGAGCATAAGTCAGGCTTTTAACTACATCCTTAACTACATCCCTACATTAACTTTTTCCTTTAGcgggagagagtttttagaaggaacccaccccttgtctgacagtcttttagatgcTATTCAAGACATGCTTTTGGGGGAAAAGTGATGGGCTGGGAGCTGTTAAAATCCAGTctcatttcctagaagacaaaacaagacaaacacgcAAAAGggcagagaaaagaacagcaaagagagacatttatcagggggtagccgtgttagtctgtatccacaaaaacaacaaggagtccggtggcaccttaaagactaacagatttatttgagcataagctttcgtgggtaagctggggtggggtttttacccacgaaagcttatgctcaaataaatctgttagtctttaaggtgccaaagAGAGACACTGTAGCCTCTGTCTCTGGTGGTAACTCTCACATGCAACCTCAGAGCTGACAAAGAGGCCAGCACAGGGGCTGATCAGCTGCTCTGAGGCCTGGCAAACTCATGCCAGCATTGGGCTGTTTAGGGCAGTGCTTTTAGTCGcttctttctggtcacaggcttacagaaGTGCTGCAAAATATGTCATCTTGGCTAGCTAAACTAGACTTTTATTATACAGATGGGAAAAAAGAGAAGGATAGAAACAAGAAGAAACATGGCGTTCTATTGGtcggcctttttgtttggacgaATGCAGTCTTTTTGTGCCTTTTCTCAGcaacatttgttgttgttgtgacaTCTTAGAAACTTTCACTTACTTTTTACAGCAGAGCTCACAATCAGGGTGAATTTGTAGGCCCGTTGATTACAACAGACTTCCtgcctaacacaggccataggacttccctgaatgtttgaactaaagcagatttttcagaaaaaaaaaaaaatccaatcttgattgaaaaattgccaATGATTCAGAATCAagcatgactcttggtaaattgttccaattcgCCTCtgtaattaccctccctgttaaaaatttgcaccttattgccaagtctgaatttgtctagcttcaactcccagccattggatcttgttcgatttttgtctgctagattgaaatgCCCATTATCAAATTTTAGTTCCCTATGGTCAGATTGTTGTTCCCCATTGGAGGGGGGCAGCTGGTCCCTGGGCAATGGTTTGGAATTGTACAGGAAGAGATTGCAGAGCTGTTGAACGTGACTTTGCTTGTTGGATCCTTCCGCAGACCTGCCAGCCTGAAGAAGAGCCCCAGTGGGAGTTCAGGGCCCCTGCCAGCTTCCCCCTTGTACAGACCACGGCAAATAATTTGACATGTTCAGACAATACAACGTGGAGAATTCAGCTCAGCTCATGTCGCCACTTCTGGCTTGGGATCTGCATCCAAAGACCAGAGAGAAAATGTTGAACTCCAGTCTTTACAGTGTAGAATGGGAAGGGGGAATCGGGACCTTCTTTTAAAAAGGATAATGGTGAGGTTGGTCTGCTCTGGCGTTTAGAGTTCAGACTCTCTGAGGTATGGGCAGGAAGGGGGCTTACCAGTCTGAAATGGAGGGGAAGCAGTAACTGGAGGAGGAGACCTGTCTCTGCCCGAGGCAGCGTGCCCCCTCTAATGGTGGGAATCAGCATTTTTCAcccctagatctcaaagcactttacaaagctgtGCCAGCGAAGCTGTGTCCGTGttacagctgggaaaactgaggcatggagcaatGACCCCATGACTTGAACAGGGTCGCACacggagtcagtggcagagccatgatGAGAGGGCAGGTCCTCTGCCCTTGCCACAAGCTCGTGCTGTGCCCCCTTGTGGGACTCCAAACATACAGGCCCAGTGCAAGGACCAGCTAGAGGCAGCGTGCAGCAGAGGACAGAGCAGACATCTTGCCCATCAGGTTTCTGATCAGTTTCCATGTGCCAGAGTTCATGGGAGTGACGCTGGACCTTACTCCGGATGGGAAGGTGACACAGAGGAAAGGCTGGTCAAAGTGAAACATTTATAACTGGAATTCAGGGCCTGCTGCCCAGATCTCCTTCCCTCATTTACGTGAgtcatcctgttgatttcagcgGGGCGGCTCACATGCCAAAGTCTTTGTCATGGGAATGAGAGTGGTGCAAAGTCCAAATTCTCCCTCCTAGATGGGACAGAGCTAGGAATCCCTGGCAAGCCATTTCTGAACTGGATCCGGTTACGCTGGATCTAGTTTTACTGCAGAGGTGGGACAAATGTGCCTTGAAAACATTCTCAagggtcgggggcgggggggggggggaggatcctcagctgggtcagatcctcagcagagGACGTGCTCCATGAAgactggatctggcccagtaatATATTtcccttttatgttttttttgggggggggaaacagggggGCCCGGAGGCAGGTGTCTGAAGCCAACTGGGAACTTGTCTGGGTTTTAGTGCAATTGAAAGTAAAGAACTGAGACTACTAGTTCACGTCTGGCAAAGGGCAGGCAGGTTCCGTACTAGCTGGACCTGCATTTCTGATGTGCACAACCCTCCTGCCCTTCCAACTCTGGGCCTCTCTCTTGAACTGTGCAGCGGGATTTGCAACCTAGAGAAACTCTCAGATGAGCCCTCAAACTCGTTTCGCTCATTGTTCTAAGCAGCATTTGAAAACCGACCTCTTGGGGTTCAAGCACGCTGAGAAAATGGGAGGTGGAAATTGACATCCCCAGAGAacaagaaaagaaggacttgtggcaccttagagactaacaaatttatttgcgcataagctttcgtgaactgcagctcactttatcggatacATTCAGAACAGGGAATCACTATGTTAAGCTATTTATCGTACAGAAAGATGGGGGACTGCAGTGCTTGGGAGCTGCTAAGAAGAAATCAAATGTGGCATGATTGGGGTTAAATGCTGGATCCCCTGCACAAGAAAACAGGCTTTAGGTGAGAATTGGGGGGCACCCTGCATTTTCCCCTGACACCAGCCCTGCATGGCCCTACTTGGATGGATTGGCTGGTGAGTTTCTGTAGTTCTTTgacctgcctgccatggctctgtcttgctcctccacctccccccagTACAGAACAGTGCCCACCCCCACACAGTCCCTGTCATCCGACCCTTCCTGCTATGCAGAACGGCCATGTCTCTTCCACATCCCCATCCCTGGAGGGCTGCAGCGGCAGGATGTAGTCAATGCTGAAGAAACGTGTCCCCTTGATtagcagctgggagcagagcgcTGCCCAGGGTTTCAAAGCTGGGTGGGTTTGATCTCCAAAGGTCCATTAAATTCCCGGCATCGATTGAAGAGGCCACAGTTAACTGAAGAAATATCTTCCTCAAGCGTCTAACAGTGCCACGCATTGGGCAGCGTGGCCAGGAGGATTTCTCTCTGAGACCCTGCTATATTACAGCATGACACTCAGGAGGgtccagagagtggcagctgtgatCACCACGGCACTGGCTCTCAGCCCTGGCACTCCCCCGGCATTGCACAGGTCGCTGTAACAGCACGAGATGGGGTGGGACTCCCCAATTCCATCCGGGTCGGAATGCATGCACGTTTCAGCGCAGGATTTGGAGACGGTGATGTTCCTGAAAAAGGGGTAACCTGTAATGGATAGATTAGGAAAACAACGGGAGAGAGAAATGGTGAAGGGAGGTTTATAGATTTAGGGCCTGGTTCTCCTTTATGCTAAGGCTACTTTACACTGTCTTGGAAGTAGAAAGGGGCCTTAGAAGGGTAAGCAAACTATATCCAAAGGAGCCTGAGTGCAGGTGAGCAAAAAGCTCATTGGCTTTAGTTAGTATCTGTAATCCAGTGGTACCCACAGTGTGCCAGGTGCTGTGTACGTGCATGTGAAGACACAGTCCCGGTGCCAAAGTTGCATGGAATTCAGACCCAGGCACCAGCTGGTATTCCCGTCCTctccaggggcctgattctgaatgGATGCCAGTGTAAATTAAGGGTAAAGTCACTGCATCTTATGACGGGGCACAGCCATATGAGCAGTACAGTAGTTTCTCCGATAATCACACAGTGCAGACGGTCAGTTCAGAGTGTGCAGAAGATGCTCCTGTAAAATTAGCACTGGCATGTTGTTGTTCTCCTTTGTAAACAACCAGCGCCGGCCAAAGCTTCTGTGAAGCAAAGTGAACAAAGGGAGTCCAGGTCCCCACAAGTTAGAGAGGTAAGATTGCctgatacatagaatcatagaatagcagggttggaagggacctcaggaggtcatctagtccaaccccctgctcaaagcaggaatgAAGCATAGATGAAGCAAAGTAAGCAGAGAGAGCCCAGATCCTGGTGATTTACCACTAGGGTAGAGTTAAATAGACTATTCTCCTTCTTCTGTAAATTTGGATTTGGACTTCTCCATTTGGGTTCCTCAGAGACAGTGTAGGGGACAATCTCACACTGGCTGGGGaaggaaaaaagggaagagggtgcGTGAGAAGTTATAACCGAGATGCATTTCCTTTGCCTTGTTTATTTGCAGTGATTGGCTGAGACTTACCCGAGTCTACAGAATGCAAAGTTGTCTTGCATGCAGTGTCGTTCTTAGAGCAGTTGCTGACTGTGGTGCACGCAGAAAGATCCGTCGGTTCTTTGCAGGTGTAGCATCGCAAGGACTGGGCTGTCAAGAGGAACAAAATGGCATGCCTCTGAATAGATCTTAGCAGGTGCTGAGTGTGGCTCTGCTTTTTTGTCAGCTTTGGACAACCTGCAATTGTGCTAAATGGCTGTTTAGAACAccagattccctcccccccacagggtACATTGCGATTGTAAGTCACAGGTTCAAGTACCTTGATAACCAGCCATGTGCAATGGCATTTGAACCCAGAACTTCAGAGCTGAAAGCATgaacctctaccacttgagctaaaagaccAAGCTGTAGCTGGCTCATTGattattattcttttattttggAAGGACCTAAGATCCAGTGTCCCCTAGTTTGGGTTCCGCAACTTGAAAAGTGAAGGGATCTAGTATGAATCACCTGCCTGGCGATCCTCATTACTTCCTTGTAGGATTGCTACCTCTGAGGTTATACCAGGTGCCTGCGTGGTCAGCATTTTTGCCAAGCAGTAGACACTTGTTCCTGTCCCGCAGGTTTATATACATGAGAGCCGGTGCTGGGAGCTGTTGTGTGTCCACGCACAAAGAGCAAGTTCCAGCCACCTGAAATGACTTTGCTTTTAGATTAAGAAAAGCAACAAAGAACAAAAGAGATGTTTCCTCGTGAGTGTGTGTACATgctgtagtaagatgaggccctgaaacataaacccttgtatcagaggcctggtatgaggcctaaggcctgagctaaagtaatggtcaagacttggctgacataaagcaaagttaagctgcgagccagaggcaggccctgctcacagatgctggcaaggaaagggctgatgttgcaaaaataCACATCCCTaaagtatgacaggtttcagagtagcagccgtgttagtctgtatccgcaaaaagaaaaggaggacttgtggcaccttagagactaaccaatttatttgaacataagcatccgatgaagtgagctgtagctcacgaaagctcatgctcagataaattggttagtctctaaggtgccacaagtcctcctgttctttttacatccCTAAAAGGTACTGGACACTCGAGATACCAGAACACCCTGAAACTTGCACATTCCGCAcacataacaaggaacaggcggacccatcctaaagacaggaGCAAAGGGCAGTATGGTGGATGGCGTTGTTTTGTTTGAACAAACATGTACAAGGGGAGAGGCGGCGCCTTGCTacgtagaaagaaaaggaggacttgtggcaccttagagactaaccattttatttgagcatgagctttcgtgagctacagcttacttcatcggatggcgtgagctgtagctcacgaaagctcatgctcaaataaattggttagtctctaaggtgccacaagtcctccttttctttttgcgaatacagactaacacggctgttactctgaaacttgctatgTAGAGGGGCTGCACCGCAGTACATCAGGAGCgctgtgtaacttgtttgtacttgTGTATAAGAATGCATCTCTGGGGCGGTGTGtctgtccagcctagggggcagtggagtgtcccgccactgactgagctgcgtccattgtcagAGAGCACATATGGactagcagaactgtagacatctGATGCGGGGAGCTAGAAGACTGTGTTTCGTTTGACcgtaaacctggccgggtgccttcgtaccttatcggagtctgtggtcattgggggttctctcggggtctgctgtgtcagcgatctgcgcagagccagggcagcacacagagggaacacacgcaCGCAGCCGACTGCTATCAGcattggacagagcagagcaccacactggtGGCGTCTGacaacacgtgtgtgtgtatTCTGGACCAAACTGCAGCGGCACCAAGGGCAAAGTGGTTGCTGTCATTTCAAGGTGCTGTTCACATGAAACAAAATGGGTCTCAGTTATACCCCTACCATAGCACCCACTATCACTGAGCTCCAGCTTCCACTCCAAGGCCCCCTCGCACTTGCTCAGAGGGTTCTCAAAACAAATTCCTTTCAGGATGAATTTTTCTATGCACGTTCTCTCAGCTTAGAAGAGAATTTTATgaagttagttagttagtttttaGACTAACTTGGTTCAGCCACCATCTgagttgtgtatgtgtgtgtcagttgcactgatgtaactgagatcagaatatggGCCAGTGAATTTCAGATTTACCCCAGAGTTACTGAGGACAGAGCGAGGACAATGCACTCCTTAGGGTATGCTATTGCGGTATAAAACCACTGATGATGTTACAGTTGTTTTGTAATATGCTAAGAGCAGCTGCTTGCACAGTCAAGACCTTTGATGTATTTCTTCTTTCCTATGTGTCCTTTTTATAAACGTGATCCGTCTAGTAGTAGTTAAAAAAATGCAAGAAACGTTTCTACTGCCACCGCCTGGCGAAAATGTAGAAAGAAATGAATTTTGTTTCTAAGAATATATTACTTGGATCCAGGTGCTCTGTATGGACAATTCTCCATAGCCTCATACCTAGGGTAGTCAttttggctggaattttcaaaggatgCTAAGGCAATTAGCTATCCAGTTCCTACTGAATTTCAAGGGGAGTTGAGCATGTagctcctttgaaaatgccagcctCAAAccgtgcagagggagggcagagtATGAAATGCTCCCATTTTGATTTGCAGATGCTCTCCACCTACTTTGCACAGGTCGGAATGACAATATAAGGTGGAAGGCTGTGGTAAATTAggctcagtgggccagatcccacctcgcagggtcctagagtccaGGCTCTAGCCCGAGGCAGAATGTctgcaccacagttaaacagccccatagcctgagccctaTGAGCCCAAGTGGCCAGTGGCAGATTTGTAAGtgcggtgtagacatatccttgtGGTACGGGGCTAAAaccagcagtgtagatgttctccCTTGGGCTGGATctcgggctctgagacccacccccttcTCTGGGTTTTGCAGCCTGAGCTCCAACCCAagcgggaacatctacactgatCATTTTAGCCCCGGGTGTgagtcctgtgagcctgagtcagttggcccag
Above is a window of Caretta caretta isolate rCarCar2 chromosome 2, rCarCar1.hap1, whole genome shotgun sequence DNA encoding:
- the THEM6 gene encoding protein THEM6, with translation MLLVLLGAGAALFGLLDAWYLLRLPLAVLRARWLQPRLRDVLQEQSWPGLVLPSDLDCLLHMNNARYLREADLARCAHLARCGIFSALRALGGSLALAASCARHRRPLRLFERFAVRTRLLGWDARAFYLEQRFLSPRDGFVCALLLCRLHVAGSSPGRLVQHLYQRQVDSPELPEEVQHWISYNEASSQKLRAESGLGINTKDE
- the LOC125632898 gene encoding ly6/PLAUR domain-containing protein 2-like gives rise to the protein MKVLLALLLAGLVCVELAQSLRCYTCKEPTDLSACTTVSNCSKNDTACKTTLHSVDSGYPFFRNITVSKSCAETCMHSDPDGIGESHPISCCYSDLCNAGGVPGLRASAVVITAATLWTLLSVML